The following proteins are encoded in a genomic region of Synechococcus sp. CBW1002:
- the ctaD gene encoding cytochrome c oxidase subunit I: MTVASPESFQGSLQPQGWLRYFSFSLDHKVIGLQYLVTGFIFYLIGGALAGVIRTELASPISDFISRDTYNEVLTLHGTVMIFLWIVPVVNGGFGNYLIPFYVGARDMAFPRLNAVAFWMIPPAGILLISSYFISGAAQSGWTAYPPLSITTPAAGQVVWILSVLLLGGSSIFGAINFIATVLKLRQPGLKLMQLPMYCWAMLGTSILVVLSTPVLAGTLILLSFDIVAHTGFFNPALGGNVVVYQHLFWFYSHPAVYIMVLPAFGLVSEILPIHARKPLFGYTTMVYSILGIVFLGLIVWAHHMFTSGTPPWMRLFFTIATSFIAVPTGIKFFNWLATLWGGKIALNSAMLFSCAFIFHFVFGGITGVALAQVPFDIHVHDTYFVVGHFHYIVYGGTVFVIFAAIYHWYPKFTGRMLNEDLGRLHFLLTFVGFNLCFLPQHWLGLNGMPRRVAEYDPAFTTLNQASSVGALLMAVSTLPLLYNVIWSAFRGPVAGDNPWRALTPEWLTSSPPPVENWVGAAPLVHEPYAYGIPADQIDLDVTSGKDLWSGGRG, from the coding sequence ATGACCGTCGCCAGCCCCGAAAGCTTCCAGGGCAGCCTGCAACCCCAAGGGTGGCTGCGCTATTTCAGCTTCAGCCTGGATCACAAGGTGATCGGCCTTCAGTACCTCGTCACCGGTTTCATCTTCTATCTGATCGGGGGTGCTCTGGCTGGTGTGATCCGCACCGAGCTGGCCAGCCCCATCTCTGATTTCATCAGCCGGGATACCTACAACGAGGTGCTCACCCTGCATGGCACGGTGATGATCTTTCTCTGGATCGTGCCGGTAGTAAATGGCGGCTTCGGCAATTACCTGATTCCCTTCTATGTAGGTGCCAGGGATATGGCATTCCCCCGGCTCAATGCCGTGGCCTTCTGGATGATCCCTCCAGCTGGAATCCTTCTGATCAGCAGCTATTTCATCTCGGGTGCAGCTCAGTCCGGCTGGACCGCCTATCCGCCGCTGAGCATCACCACCCCTGCGGCGGGGCAGGTGGTCTGGATTCTGAGTGTGTTGCTCCTTGGGGGCAGTTCGATCTTCGGGGCGATCAACTTCATCGCCACTGTGCTGAAGCTGCGTCAGCCTGGCCTGAAATTGATGCAGCTACCGATGTATTGCTGGGCCATGCTGGGCACCAGCATTCTGGTGGTGCTTTCCACGCCAGTTCTCGCAGGCACTCTGATCCTGCTCAGCTTCGATATCGTCGCCCACACCGGCTTCTTCAATCCTGCCCTGGGCGGCAACGTAGTGGTGTATCAGCACCTGTTCTGGTTCTATTCCCACCCGGCTGTTTACATCATGGTGCTGCCGGCCTTCGGTCTGGTGAGTGAGATCCTGCCGATCCATGCGCGCAAGCCGCTGTTTGGTTACACCACGATGGTGTATTCGATCCTGGGGATTGTCTTTCTCGGGCTGATCGTCTGGGCCCACCACATGTTCACCAGCGGCACACCGCCCTGGATGCGCCTGTTCTTCACGATCGCCACCTCCTTCATCGCCGTGCCGACCGGCATCAAATTCTTCAACTGGCTGGCGACCCTGTGGGGCGGCAAGATTGCCCTGAACAGCGCCATGCTGTTCTCCTGCGCCTTCATTTTTCACTTCGTCTTTGGCGGCATCACTGGCGTTGCCCTGGCCCAGGTTCCGTTTGATATTCACGTTCATGACACGTATTTCGTGGTCGGACATTTTCATTACATTGTCTATGGCGGCACCGTTTTCGTGATCTTTGCGGCGATCTACCACTGGTACCCCAAGTTCACCGGCCGCATGCTCAACGAAGACCTGGGGCGGCTTCACTTCCTGCTCACGTTCGTTGGTTTCAATCTCTGCTTCCTTCCCCAGCACTGGCTTGGTCTCAATGGCATGCCCCGCCGTGTCGCCGAGTACGACCCCGCCTTCACCACGCTCAATCAGGCCAGCAGCGTTGGCGCCCTGCTGATGGCGGTCAGCACGTTGCCCCTGCTTTACAACGTGATCTGGAGTGCCTTCCGCGGCCCCGTGGCGGGAGACAACCCCTGGCGCGCCCTCACTCCCGAATGGCTCACCTCCTCGCCGCCTCCGGTTGAGAACTGGGTAGGAGCGGCTCCGCTGGTGCATGAGCCCTACGCCTATGGCATCCCTGCCGACCAGATCGATCTCGACGTCACCAGTGGCAAGGATCTCTGGAGCGGCGGGCGGGGCTGA
- a CDS encoding cytochrome c oxidase subunit II, translated as MTIPTSLITLVLGMVLVLGGLWVGQNVNLLPVDASSNAPVYDALFQVLFSIGTILFVGVTGLLIFSLVRFRRLPGDRGDGLAIEGNLPLEILWTAIPAVVVLFVGIYSYDIYERMGGMTPLNGHEAMHGDVSSVMLAEHQHQGGDALAAPALLHEGADNSATLLADDPGEAQAERVWGGISTASGDALPVELTAMQFAFIFHYPDSSITSGELHVPVGRPVQLRMEARDVIHAFWVPQFRLKQDVIPGQPTVMSFTPTRPGTYPIVCAELCGPYHGGMRTNVVVHEQEAFEAWIHQNAPAAPSTVALAAAPPTG; from the coding sequence GTGACCATTCCCACCTCCCTGATCACGCTGGTTCTGGGCATGGTGCTGGTGCTCGGTGGCCTCTGGGTGGGTCAGAACGTCAATCTGCTGCCCGTGGACGCCAGCAGCAATGCCCCGGTCTACGACGCGCTCTTTCAGGTTCTGTTCAGCATCGGCACGATCCTGTTCGTGGGGGTGACCGGCTTGCTGATTTTCAGCCTGGTGCGGTTTCGTCGTCTTCCCGGCGATCGGGGCGACGGCCTGGCGATCGAAGGCAATCTGCCCCTGGAGATCCTCTGGACCGCGATCCCCGCCGTGGTGGTGCTGTTCGTAGGCATCTACAGCTACGACATCTATGAGCGCATGGGCGGCATGACGCCCCTGAATGGACATGAAGCCATGCATGGCGATGTCTCGTCCGTGATGCTTGCTGAGCACCAGCACCAAGGCGGCGATGCCTTGGCCGCTCCAGCCCTGCTTCACGAGGGGGCAGACAACAGCGCAACCCTGCTGGCCGATGACCCGGGCGAGGCTCAAGCGGAACGCGTCTGGGGTGGCATCAGCACTGCCTCGGGCGATGCCTTGCCCGTGGAGCTCACCGCCATGCAGTTCGCTTTCATCTTCCATTACCCGGACAGCTCCATCACCAGCGGGGAGCTGCATGTGCCGGTGGGTCGTCCCGTGCAGCTGCGCATGGAAGCCCGTGATGTGATTCATGCCTTCTGGGTGCCCCAGTTCCGTCTGAAGCAGGACGTGATCCCCGGCCAGCCCACCGTGATGTCGTTCACCCCCACCCGCCCTGGCACCTACCCGATCGTCTGCGCCGAGCTCTGCGGCCCTTACCACGGCGGCATGCGCACCAACGTGGTGGTCCATGAACAGGAGGCCTTCGAGGCCTGGATTCACCAGAACGCCCCGGCGGCGCCCAGCACGGTGGCCCTGGCAGCGGCCCCGCCGACTGGCTGA